In Naumovozyma dairenensis CBS 421 chromosome 2, complete genome, the following are encoded in one genomic region:
- the ADK2 gene encoding adenylate kinase ADK2 (similar to Saccharomyces cerevisiae ADK2 (YER170W); ancestral locus Anc_8.236) — protein sequence MRDKVASIATPIRLVLLGPPGSGKGTQTKKLMNLIPQFDHISSGELLRQQINANTKLGQIASKYIHEGKLIPDDLITKLLTNRLFNPLSPNSNNSNSKWILDGFPRTIIQAEHLDRTLLQNQTMLDLVVELNVPDSIILGRIEERYIHPSSGRVYNLKYNPPKVPGRDDVTGERLVKRVDDTLAAFKERIKTYHETADPLKEYYDKQGVLSTLSGETSDIIFPKLVSLLNSKFGLKLETSS from the coding sequence ATGAGGGATAAAGTGGCGTCAATAGCGACTCCAATAAGACTGGTGTTATTAGGTCCTCCAGGATCAGGGAAGGGCACTCAAACGAAAaagttaatgaatttgatacCACAATTTGATCATATATCATCGGGTGAACTTTTACGTCAACAAATCAATGCCAACACTAAACTTGGTCAAATAGCATCCAAATACATTCACGAAGGAAAATTAATCCCGGATGATTTGATTACGAAACTGTTAACGAATCGTTTATTCAACCCACTCAGTCCGAACTCTAATAACAGTAATTCTAAATGGATTCTCGATGGTTTTCCAAGGACAATTATACAAGCTGAACACTTGGATCGGACGTTGCTTCAAAATCAAACCATGTTGGACCTTGTCGTTGAACTAAATGTCCCTGATAGTATTATTCTTGGACGTATCGAAGAAAGATACATCCATCCATCAAGTGGAAGAGTTTATAACTTGAAATATAATCCCCCAAAAGTTCCAGGCAGGGATGATGTTACAGGGGAGCGTCTAGTGAAAAGGGTAGATGATACATTGGCTGcattcaaagaaagaatcAAAACCTATCATGAAACGGCAGACCCactaaaagaatattatgaCAAACAAGGCGTTCTGAGTACTTTATCAGGAGAAACCTCCGATATTATATTCCCAAAGCTTGTTAGCTTATTGAATTCCAAATTCGGGCTGAAATTAGAAACAAGTTCGTAA